In Pecten maximus chromosome 10, xPecMax1.1, whole genome shotgun sequence, one genomic interval encodes:
- the LOC117336849 gene encoding uncharacterized protein LOC117336849 — protein sequence MGKTKTLAKKSGHRCPMCAARFEDMDAWSRHLIECGNRQMSLKKYECPSCDYAAAKKCDLDRHQKRSGHSEPQPNSDSDDDWEEQDQGYILSPQSVKQEPEWSVTLNREEGDFKDEAVGSSFSVAAPCLLPEASQSLDTSIRKRPASMSPVSSKRKVIRPSSDLASVESTENLAQDQYTNYNIITVDVSTQTDAPVKTKMWRKTVKYQKKGKTIEEVTEENWTDY from the coding sequence ATGGGCAAGACGAAGACATTAGCCAAGAAATCAGGGCATCGCTGTCCGATGTGTGCAGCAAGATTCGAAGATATGGATGCTTGGTCAAGGCATCTGATAGAATGCGGAAACAGACAGATGTCATTGAAAAAGTACGAGTGCCCAAGTTGTGATTATGCCGCTGCGAAAAAATGTGATTTAGACAGACATCAAAAGCGCTCTGGTCATAGCGAACCACAACCGAACTCAGATAGTGATGACGACTGGGAGGAACAAGACCAGGGGTATATCCTTAGTCCACAGTCTGTGAAACAGGAACCGGAATGGAGTGTTACGTTGAATCGAGAGGAAGGCGATTTTAAAGATGAGGCAGTTGGTAGTAGTTTTAGTGTCGCGGCGCCTTGTTTGTTACCAGAGGCATCACAAAGTCTTGACACAAGTATCAGAAAGCGGCCTGCTTCGATGTCACCAGTATCCTCTAAACGGAAAGTAATTAGGCCAAGTTCTGACTTGGCATCGGTTGAGAGTACTGAGAACTTGGCACAAGACCAATATAcgaattataatataattacagtCGACGTTAGTACACAAACGGATGCTCCGGTGAAAACAAAGATGTGGAGAAAGACAGTCAAATATCAGAAGAAAGGGAAAACCATTGAAGAGGTTACCGAGGAAAATTGGACAGATTATTAG
- the LOC117336450 gene encoding C-type lectin domain family 4 member M-like — translation MIGHISQTQRVVSRGHCAMLCEAEEMCYMFEYEDITSKCNVFNGFQQHIGNETFPNGPRTVYKDKDRCARTSYTLVRDGLMCYKVYEEQKTWNDAYLACQNDGGRLFVIQNFMQIEYLLTYDADSLAKRFAWIGLTDQKLEGEWIYVDGTSFNESIWPFVRFNNKCSRYQLNQDEADCAHLNVNKRYIYDCHCNVSKPYICEHPQLV, via the exons ATGATTGGTCATATCTCACAGACGCAACGTGTTGTGTCACGTGGTCACTGTGCGATGCTCTGTGAAGCAGAGGAGATGTGTTACATGTTTGAATATGAAGACATAACCAGCAAGTGTAACGTGTTCAATGGATTCCAACAGCATATTGGTAACGAGACATTCCCTAATGGTCCACGTACAGTATACAAAGACAAAGATC gatGTGCAAGAACAAGCTACACACTGGTTAGAGACGGGCTTATGTGTTATAAAGTTTACGAGGAACAAAAAACATGGAATGACGCATATCTCGCATGTCAAAATGACGGAGGTAGACTATTTGTCATCCAGAATTTCATGCAAATCGAATACTTACTTACATATGATGCAG ATTCACTTGCAAAAAGATTTGCATGGATTGGTTTGACAGACCAGAAACTCGAAGGCGAATGGATATATGTTGATGGAACATCTTTTAACGAGTCAATATGGCCGTTCGTCCGATTTAACAATAAATGCTCCAGATATCAACTGAATCAGGACGAAGCTGACTGTGCCCATCTAAACGTAAACAAGAGATATATATACGATTGTCATTGCAATGTAAGCAAGCCTTACATATGTGAACATCCCCAACTTGTTTAA